One genomic window of Augochlora pura isolate Apur16 chromosome 5, APUR_v2.2.1, whole genome shotgun sequence includes the following:
- the LOC144470082 gene encoding metabotropic glutamate receptor 8 translates to MTAENILRWISYTLIVSECHNWKGHDDGSKLIRINGDIILGGIFPMHEQVSGVGQSPCGAVKEEKGMQRMEAMLYILDEINADTELLPNTTLGALILDSCSSDTYALDQSMEFVRSYMNQDISEYKCENDTLPTYEPHKPVTGVIGASSSGVSIMIANILRLFKIPQISYASTTIELSDKSRFEYFSRVVPPDNFQAQAVVEIIDQLGWKYVSTVAVEGDYGEKGIASFISMSIDYGICVAVSEKILRNAKNEDFDKIIDRLSSKHNARGVILFVDEDNIRKLLQATVRANRTGHFMWVGSDSWGAKVYPVRHQEFAAEGAITILPHRTSLQDFDNYYLNLRPRVDNECEGQTESNVPHKELPGKMVNCRNVWFREFWSQHHKCSFSANLSEGMRRCNGSEELSNYEQEGLVPFVVDAVSAMAHGVHNLIQEECVNDTVHELCEKVRPAPDGQQLLQHIRNVSFIGRRGTEIKFKADGDAYGFYNIYQYQRNKDDTFDYVLIGTWKEVLQLYVNMTKWAMGAGEEYIPRSLCSDNCPFGHVRNFQDACCWNCVACREDSYVFNDTCRSCGPGYAPDETMTNCVKLTAEVIPWSSPWALVPLIFASIGILSTLFTTIVFIRYNRTPVIMASGRELCYVLLVGILSCYGMSFVILSKPTTWNCTYLRIGLGLCLSICYSAILTKTNRISRIFNQETKSIKRPAYTSPKSQVVIAIGITAVQLVGAIVWLIIEPPNTTEIHPYPLSAVLTCRVSTFSLMMSLVYNMFLILMCTLYAFKTRKIPENFNEAKYIGFTMYSTCIVWLAFVPIYFGSNNDYKVQIASMCMCINISASVALGCLFTPKVYLVLFQPYKNVRPGHANTAALQSCNRVVYSMRFSAGRSQTMQSMTSCSRSSPPPSRPGQDEAKHANECQESSREIAVEVYNDNKDDRKLSTVHEVSETKGASSPPVFNDNCRNRSRKSISNDSEQSGDPERKVRVGTISCIFDKVVSHKMDVNTLPNEDQTFHIYSDSPTFSDYSS, encoded by the exons ATGACCGCTGAGAACATATTAAGATGGATATCGTACACTCTCATTGTGAGCGAATGCCACAACTGGAAAGGACACGACGACGGTTCGAAGCTGATACGGATCAATGGCGACATTATCCTAGGTGGAATTTTCCCCATGCACGAACAG GTGTCAGGCGTCGGCCAATCACCGTGCGGTGcggtgaaagaagaaaaagggatGCAGCGTATGGAAGCAATGCTCTACATTCTTGATGAGATAAACGCGGACACTGAATTATTACCAAATACCACCTTGGGTGCGCTCATCCTCGACTCTTGCAGCAGCGATACCTACGCTCTTGACCAAAGCATGGAATTTGTTCGATCATACATGAACCAA gATATATCGGAGTATAAATGCGAAAACGACACACTACCGACGTACGAGCCTCACAAGCCAGTAACGGGCGTTATTGGAGCTTCCTCCAGCGGCGTTTCCATCATGATCGCcaatattttaagattattCAAG ATACCCCAAATAAGTTACGCGTCGACAACCATAGAGCTGTCGGACAAAAGTCGCTTCGAATATTTCAGCAGGGTGGTGCCGCCAGATAATTTCCAGGCGCAGGCGGTGGTGGAAATAATTGATCAACTCGGATGGAAATATGTTTCCACGGTCGCAGTCGAAGGTGATTACGGAGAGAAG GGAATCGCCAGTTTCATCTCCATGTCGATCGATTACGGCATCTGCGTCGCGGTGAGCGAGAAAATTTTAAGGAACGCGAAGAACGAAGACTTCGACAAGATAATCGATCGTCTTAGTTCGAAACACAACGCCCGAGGTGTCATTCTGTTCGTCGACGAGGACAATATAAG GAAGCTTCTTCAAGCAACTGTCAGAGCGAATCGCACGGGCCATTTTATGTGGGTGGGGAGTGATTCATGGGGCGCGAAAGTGTACCCGGTGAGGCATCAAGAGTTCGCAGCAGAGGGggcaattacaattttaccaCATCGAACATCCCTCCAAG ATttcgacaattattatttaaatcttcgGCCGCGGGTGGACAACGAATGCGAAGGCCAAACGGAGAGCAACGTGCCGCACAAAGAGTTGCCCGGGAAAATGGTGAACTGCCGAAACGTATGGTTTCGTGAATTTTGGTCCCAGCATCACAAATGCAGCTTCAGCGCGAATTTGTCGGAAGGGATGAGACGTTGCAACGGCAGCGAGGAATTATCTAATTACGAACAGGAGGGTTTAGTGCCGTTCGTGG TCGATGCAGTTTCTGCGATGGCGCACGGTGTGCATAATTTAATTCAGGAGGAATGCGTGAACGATACGGTGCACGAACTCTGCGAAAAAGTTCGTCCTGCTCCGGATGGACAACAACTTCTTCAACACATTCGGAATGTTAGCTTTATAG GTCGCCGTggtacagaaattaaattcaaggCAGACGGTGACGCGTAtggattttataatatatatcagtACCAGAGGAACAAGGACGATACATTCGATTACGTTCTTATCGGCACATGGAAAGAAGT GTTACAACTTTATGTCAACATGACGAAATGGGCAATGGGAGCTGGCGAAGAGTACATACCTCGAAGTTTGTGCAGTGATAATTGTCCATTCGGTCACGTGCGCAATTTCCAG GACGCCTGTTGCTGGAATTGCGTCGCGTGCCGGGAAGACTCTTACGTTTTCAATGACACTTGTCGCAGCTGTGGTCCCGGCTACGCGCCAGATGAGACTATGACAAATTGTGTGAAGCTCACAGCGGAAGTCATCCCATGGTCAAGCCCGTGGGCATTAGTGCCATTAATATTTGCCTCCATTGGCATACTCAGCACTTTGTTCACTACGATCGTTTTCATTCG TTATAATCGTACTCCTGTGATTATGGCATCAGGACGCGAGTTATGCTACGTATTGTTGGTAGGAATTCTCTCGTGCTACGGCATGAGTTTCGTGATATTAAGCAAGCCAACGACGTGGAACTGTACATATCTGAGGATCGGTTTGGGCCTTTGTTTGAGCATTTGTTACAGCGCGATATTGACGAAAACAAATCGAATATCGCGCATTTTCAATCAGGAAACGAAGAGCATAAAAAGACCGGCTTACACGTCACCTAAAAGCCAAGTTGTGATTGCAATTG GGATCACTGCAGTGCAATTAGTAGGTGCTATCGTGTGGCTCATTATCGAACCACCGAACACCACGGAGATCCATCCTTACCCTTTGTCGGCGGTGCTTACGTGCCGCGTTTCTACGTTCTCGCTGATGATGTCCCTCGTTTATAACATGTTCCTAATACTGATGTGCACTTTGTACGCATTCAAAACACGAAAAATCCCGGAGAACTTCAACGAGGCGAAGTACATTGGTTTTACAATGTACTCGACCTGCATCGTGTGGTTAGCCTTCGTGCCGATCTATTTCGGCTCGAACAATGACTACAAG GTGCAGATAGCAAGTATGTGCATGTGCATCAACATCTCCGCATCGGTGGCTCTCGGTTGCCTATTCACGCCGAAAGTTTATCTAGTACTGTTCCAACCTTACAAAAACGTTCGTCCTGGACACGCCAAC ACGGCCGCGCTGCAAAGCTGTAACCGCGTCGTATACAGTATGCGATTTTCCGCTGGTCGCAGCCAAACAATGCAGAGCATGACCTCTTGTTCGCGCAGCAGTCCACCGCCCTCGCGACCCGGCCAGGACGAGGCCAAACACGCGAAC GAGTGTCAGGAGAGTAGCCGTGAGATCGCGGTGGAGGTGTATAACGACAACAAAGATGACCGAAAGCTCTCGACGGTCCACGAGGTATCGGAAACAAAGGGCGCGTCTAGTCCGCCTGTTTTCAACGACAATTGCCGAAATCGAAGTCGGAAATCGATTTCCAACGACTCTGAGCAG TCGGGCGATCCGGAGCGTAAGGTACGCGTGGGAACAATCAGTTGCATCTTCGACAAAGTGGTATCCCATAAGATGGATGTTAACACGTTGCCCAATGAAGATCAAACTTTCCATATTTACAGCGACTCGCCTACATTCTCCGATTATTCGTCATAA